In the Streptomyces formicae genome, one interval contains:
- a CDS encoding HAD family hydrolase, producing MSTHAAVFDVDGTLVDTNHLHAVCWWEALRQAGHRIPMTSVHGAIGLGSGDLLEHLLGPERDRDEDSAISAGHKALYGTWHERLTPFDGARDLLLRLHADGRPVVLATSASGPELKALRAAIDADEAISETASADDVEAGKPAPDPVRHALDLVGAEARGSVFVGDSVWDMRAGRRAGVLPIAVLSGGVCRADLEDAGAAEVYTDTAHLLRNLDGSALGRG from the coding sequence ATGAGCACGCACGCCGCCGTCTTCGACGTGGACGGCACCCTCGTGGACACCAACCACCTGCACGCGGTGTGCTGGTGGGAGGCGTTGCGCCAGGCAGGTCACCGCATCCCCATGACCTCGGTGCACGGCGCCATCGGGCTCGGCTCGGGCGACCTGCTGGAGCACCTGCTCGGCCCGGAGCGGGACCGGGACGAGGACTCCGCCATCAGCGCCGGTCACAAGGCCCTGTACGGCACCTGGCACGAGCGCCTCACCCCCTTCGACGGTGCCCGCGACCTCCTGCTGCGCCTGCACGCGGACGGTCGGCCCGTCGTCCTCGCCACCTCGGCGAGCGGGCCCGAGCTCAAGGCGCTCAGGGCGGCGATCGACGCGGACGAGGCGATCTCCGAGACCGCGAGCGCCGACGACGTGGAGGCGGGCAAACCGGCGCCCGACCCGGTCCGGCACGCCTTGGACCTGGTGGGGGCCGAGGCCCGGGGCAGCGTCTTCGTCGGCGACTCGGTCTGGGACATGCGGGCAGGCCGGCGCGCGGGCGTCCTGCCCATCGCCGTACTGAGCGGCGGAGTGTGCCGCGCCGACCTGGAGGACGCGGGGGCCGCCGAGGTGTACACGGACACGGCGCACCTGCTGAGGAACCTCGACGGGAGCGCGCTCGGTCGGGGCTGA
- a CDS encoding iron-containing redox enzyme family protein, with amino-acid sequence MIPTHPGPAPRPPQSRTRQPELPVPRGELSSQVIAALRDGTPPDAPAQRRGATAAEPYGNDLQLALYTLYELHYQGFHGVDPELEWEPGLLALRRLLEQRFLAALRRDAAPRTDAAQALADLQIEPVGHQADSVSHHLERDGNARQFREYAALRSLYHLKEADPHAWVIPRLRGRAKAAMVAVEYDEFGAGRAEDIHAELFAALMRDLDLETAYGHYLDSTPAAALATVNVMSLFGLHRSLRGALVGHFATVEITSSPGSRRLANALRRLNAGPAAQRFYDEHVEADAVHEQVVRHEVVDGLLHAEPFLDADVAFGVSATGFLEDRLGERLLTRWRQGRSALLRTLPDTDTPPLGDAP; translated from the coding sequence ATGATCCCTACGCACCCCGGCCCCGCGCCGCGTCCGCCGCAATCACGCACCCGACAGCCCGAACTCCCCGTACCGCGCGGCGAGTTGTCCAGCCAGGTGATCGCCGCCCTTCGCGACGGGACCCCTCCTGACGCCCCCGCGCAGCGGCGCGGAGCCACCGCCGCGGAGCCCTACGGCAACGATCTCCAACTCGCCCTGTACACCCTCTACGAGCTCCACTACCAGGGGTTCCACGGCGTCGATCCCGAACTGGAGTGGGAGCCGGGCCTGCTGGCTCTGCGCCGCCTGCTCGAACAGCGCTTCCTGGCCGCCCTGCGTCGCGACGCGGCACCACGGACGGATGCCGCCCAGGCGCTGGCCGACCTGCAGATCGAACCCGTCGGCCACCAGGCCGACAGTGTGAGCCACCACCTCGAACGCGACGGGAACGCGCGGCAGTTCAGGGAGTACGCCGCCCTGCGCTCCCTCTACCACCTCAAGGAGGCCGACCCCCACGCCTGGGTCATCCCCCGCCTGCGCGGAAGGGCCAAGGCGGCGATGGTGGCCGTCGAGTACGACGAGTTCGGTGCCGGGCGCGCCGAGGACATCCACGCCGAGCTGTTCGCGGCCCTGATGAGGGACCTCGACCTGGAGACCGCCTACGGCCACTACCTCGACAGCACCCCGGCGGCCGCCCTCGCCACGGTCAACGTCATGTCCCTGTTCGGCCTGCACCGCAGCCTGCGCGGCGCTCTGGTGGGCCATTTCGCGACGGTCGAGATCACTTCGTCGCCCGGGTCGCGACGGCTGGCCAACGCCCTGCGGCGGCTGAACGCGGGACCGGCCGCCCAGCGGTTCTACGACGAACACGTCGAGGCCGACGCGGTGCACGAACAGGTCGTCCGCCACGAGGTCGTCGACGGCCTCCTGCACGCCGAGCCCTTCCTCGACGCCGACGTCGCCTTCGGCGTGAGCGCCACCGGATTCCTCGAAGACCGCCTCGGCGAACGACTGTTGACCCGTTGGCGACAGGGCAGGAGCGCGCTGCTGCGCACCCTGCCGGACACGGACACACCGCCGCTAGGAGATGCACCATGA
- a CDS encoding CDGSH iron-sulfur domain-containing protein: MPNSAERPRRIRVDREGPLLVEGPVEVTDGDGVVHESHRFQVAICTCRRSRTFPWCDTSHRRRQTAQESATPRPSDREGGEET, encoded by the coding sequence GTGCCGAACTCCGCTGAGCGCCCGCGTCGCATCAGGGTCGACCGCGAGGGCCCCCTGCTCGTGGAGGGCCCGGTCGAGGTGACCGACGGCGACGGCGTGGTGCACGAGTCCCACCGCTTCCAGGTCGCGATCTGCACCTGTCGGCGCAGCCGCACCTTCCCGTGGTGCGACACCAGCCACCGGCGCCGTCAGACCGCCCAGGAGTCCGCCACGCCCCGGCCGTCGGACCGTGAGGGAGGAGAGGAGACATGA
- a CDS encoding HemK2/MTQ2 family protein methyltransferase: MTTQPRAGGARLPRRRRLLAPRGVYKPDDDTALLLRALDHEPLDPHTTVLDLGTGSGALALAAARHGARVTAVDISWRAVWTTRLNALLNGAAVTVRRGDLGAVPDLGTFDLALSNPPYVPSPRSLPPRGAARAWEGGLSGRTVVDPACAAAARALRPGGTLLMVHSALCGEDESLARLDGLGMKAAVIDRAFVPFGPVVRARRSWLCAQGLLDRDATKEELVVIRAELR, from the coding sequence ATGACGACACAGCCCAGAGCGGGCGGCGCGCGGCTGCCCCGCCGACGCCGTCTGCTGGCGCCTCGGGGCGTGTACAAGCCCGACGACGACACCGCGCTCCTGCTGCGGGCCCTCGACCACGAACCCCTCGACCCCCACACCACCGTCCTCGACCTCGGCACCGGCTCGGGCGCGCTGGCTCTCGCCGCCGCGCGCCACGGGGCGCGGGTGACCGCCGTCGACATCTCGTGGCGCGCCGTGTGGACGACGCGCCTGAACGCTCTGCTCAACGGCGCCGCCGTCACTGTCCGTCGCGGCGACCTCGGCGCGGTGCCGGACCTCGGCACGTTCGACCTGGCCCTGAGCAATCCGCCCTATGTGCCGTCCCCGAGATCCCTGCCGCCGCGTGGCGCCGCGCGGGCCTGGGAGGGCGGGCTCTCGGGCCGTACGGTCGTCGATCCGGCCTGTGCCGCCGCGGCACGGGCCCTGCGCCCCGGCGGCACACTGCTGATGGTCCACTCCGCGCTGTGCGGCGAGGACGAGAGCCTGGCGCGCCTCGACGGACTCGGCATGAAGGCGGCGGTGATCGACCGGGCCTTCGTGCCTTTCGGCCCGGTGGTCCGGGCACGCAGGAGCTGGCTCTGTGCCCAGGGGCTGCTCGACAGGGACGCGACGAAGGAAGAGCTGGTGGTCATCCGTGCCGAACTCCGCTGA
- a CDS encoding DUF6479 family protein, producing the protein MNAPLAFSVLSAAIAPFACGFVIAVALVWAVWMGIRVRRREPDPPRPAEQPKLPPSGPVREVREVREPDEVPKADDHHARLTPHELRGHGNMSTKRSENQKPRRWSRNSSGGFGSGGPGQT; encoded by the coding sequence ATGAACGCACCCCTCGCCTTCTCCGTCCTGTCCGCCGCGATCGCCCCCTTCGCCTGCGGATTCGTCATCGCGGTCGCTCTGGTCTGGGCCGTGTGGATGGGCATCAGGGTCCGGCGACGCGAACCGGACCCCCCGCGCCCCGCCGAGCAGCCGAAGCTCCCGCCGTCGGGCCCGGTCCGCGAGGTGCGGGAAGTGCGGGAACCCGACGAGGTGCCGAAAGCCGACGATCACCATGCCCGGCTCACTCCGCACGAGCTCAGGGGCCACGGCAACATGTCCACCAAACGCAGCGAGAACCAGAAGCCGCGCCGGTGGAGCCGTAACAGCAGCGGAGGCTTCGGCAGTGGCGGGCCCGGTCAGACCTGA
- the fdh gene encoding formate dehydrogenase translates to MGSRKRIRSWPVYRQLTGSDPLGRGRAAMSAHSEALRPRTDSADRVVQSVCPYCAVGCGQQVYVKDDRVVQIEGDPDSPVSRGRLCPKGSATLQLTTGSARRHQVLYRAPHASEWEPLDLETAMDMVADRVVETRRRTWEWQHEGLRTARTLGIASLGGATLDNEENYLIKKLLTALGVIQVENQARVCHSSTVAGLGSSFGRGGATTFMQDLQHSDCIVIQGSNFAEAHPVGFQWVMEAKARGARVIHVDPRFTRTSALADQHVPIRAGSDIAFLGAVINHVLTEEKDFREYVLAYTNAATLVSEDFRDTEDLDGVFSGLDPEQHHYDPVSWQYAGKEVQQPTGEVDEQYERRTGHDDGQVRTSAAGGAEAHGSGGAQEKAAPERDETLRHPRCVYQILKRHYARYTPELVEEVCGVPREAFSAVCDALTANSGRERTSAFVYAVGWTQHSVGSQYIRAASVLQLLLGNIGRPGGGIQALRGHASIQGSSDIPTLFNLLPGYLPMPHAHAHEDLDAFIAASRTDKGFWGEMRAYFVSLLKAYFGDAATPDNDFCFDHLPRLTGSHSTYETVLAQLDGVCKGYFLMGENPAVGSANTRLQRLGMANLEWLVVRDFSLIESATWWQDGPEIESGELRTEDIATEVFFFPAASHTEKSGSFTNTNRWLQWHHAAVEPQGDARSDLWFMYHLGRRVKEKLAASTDPMDRPVQDLTWDYPEEGPLREPVAAAVLAEINGHGRDGGPLSSYTELKDDGSTRCGCWIYCGVFADGVNQAARRKPHTEQDWVAAQWGWAWPANRRILYNRAAAAPDGTPWSERKAYVWWDAPQGRWTGYDVPDFIPDRAPDHVPAPDATGPDALRGDDPFIMQADGKGWLYVPAGLEDGPLPTHYEPQDSPFGNALYPSQARSPARRLHPREGNRYHPSGNEPGADVYPYVITTYRLTEHFTAGGMSRWSPYLSELQPEFFCELSPQLAAERGLEHGGWATIITARNAIEARVMVTERLRPLTVHGRTVHQIGLPFHWGPNGVVTGDAANELVAIALDPNSHIQEDKALTADIIAGRRPRGPDLPELVADHRRKAGIDETTGTE, encoded by the coding sequence ATGGGAAGTCGCAAGCGGATCCGGAGCTGGCCCGTCTATCGCCAGCTCACCGGCTCCGACCCACTGGGCCGGGGGCGGGCCGCGATGTCCGCGCACAGCGAAGCGCTGCGGCCGCGCACCGACAGCGCGGACCGCGTGGTGCAGTCCGTGTGCCCGTACTGCGCGGTCGGCTGCGGACAGCAGGTGTACGTCAAGGACGACCGGGTCGTCCAGATCGAGGGGGACCCCGATTCGCCGGTGAGCCGGGGACGGCTCTGTCCCAAGGGCTCCGCCACGCTCCAGCTCACCACCGGCTCGGCCCGCCGCCACCAGGTGCTGTACCGCGCGCCGCACGCGAGCGAGTGGGAGCCCCTGGACCTGGAGACGGCGATGGACATGGTCGCCGACCGGGTCGTGGAGACGCGGCGACGCACCTGGGAATGGCAGCACGAGGGGTTGCGCACGGCGCGCACGCTCGGCATCGCGAGCCTGGGCGGAGCCACCCTCGACAACGAGGAGAACTACCTCATCAAGAAGCTGCTGACGGCGCTCGGTGTGATCCAGGTGGAGAACCAGGCGCGGGTCTGCCACAGCTCGACCGTGGCCGGACTCGGATCGTCCTTCGGACGCGGCGGCGCCACCACGTTCATGCAGGACCTGCAGCACTCGGACTGCATCGTGATCCAGGGCTCGAACTTCGCGGAGGCCCATCCGGTCGGTTTCCAGTGGGTGATGGAGGCCAAGGCGCGCGGCGCGCGGGTCATCCACGTGGACCCCCGCTTCACCCGCACCAGCGCTCTCGCCGATCAGCACGTGCCCATCCGCGCGGGCAGCGACATCGCCTTCCTCGGCGCCGTCATCAACCACGTGCTGACCGAGGAGAAGGACTTCCGGGAGTACGTGCTCGCGTACACCAACGCGGCGACGCTCGTCAGCGAGGACTTCCGCGACACCGAGGACCTCGACGGCGTCTTCTCGGGTCTTGACCCGGAACAGCACCACTACGACCCGGTGAGCTGGCAGTACGCGGGCAAGGAGGTGCAGCAGCCCACGGGAGAGGTCGACGAGCAGTACGAGCGCCGCACCGGGCACGACGACGGACAGGTGAGGACCAGCGCCGCAGGCGGGGCGGAGGCACACGGCTCCGGTGGCGCCCAGGAGAAGGCGGCCCCCGAACGCGACGAGACGCTGCGCCATCCCCGGTGCGTCTACCAGATCCTCAAGCGCCACTACGCCCGCTACACACCGGAGTTGGTCGAGGAGGTGTGCGGCGTGCCGCGGGAGGCGTTCTCGGCGGTGTGCGACGCGCTCACCGCCAACTCCGGTCGCGAACGCACCAGCGCCTTCGTGTACGCGGTGGGCTGGACCCAGCACTCGGTGGGCTCCCAGTACATCCGGGCCGCGAGCGTGCTCCAGCTGCTCCTGGGCAACATCGGACGCCCGGGCGGCGGCATCCAGGCGCTGCGCGGACACGCCTCGATCCAGGGCTCCAGCGACATCCCCACCCTGTTCAACCTGCTGCCCGGCTACTTGCCGATGCCGCACGCGCACGCGCACGAGGACCTGGACGCCTTCATCGCGGCCAGCCGTACGGACAAGGGGTTCTGGGGCGAGATGCGCGCGTACTTCGTCAGCCTGCTCAAGGCGTACTTCGGTGACGCGGCCACGCCCGACAACGACTTCTGCTTCGACCACCTGCCCCGTCTGACCGGCTCGCACAGCACCTACGAGACGGTGCTCGCCCAGCTCGACGGCGTCTGCAAGGGCTACTTCCTGATGGGGGAGAACCCCGCCGTCGGATCGGCCAACACCCGTCTGCAACGCCTGGGGATGGCCAACCTGGAGTGGCTGGTGGTCCGCGACTTCTCCCTGATCGAGTCGGCCACGTGGTGGCAGGACGGGCCCGAGATCGAGAGCGGGGAGCTGCGCACCGAGGACATCGCCACGGAGGTGTTCTTCTTCCCCGCCGCCTCCCACACCGAGAAGTCCGGCTCCTTCACCAACACCAACCGCTGGCTCCAGTGGCACCACGCGGCCGTGGAGCCGCAGGGCGACGCGCGCAGCGACCTGTGGTTCATGTACCACCTGGGACGGCGCGTCAAGGAGAAGCTGGCCGCCTCCACCGACCCGATGGACCGGCCCGTGCAGGATCTGACCTGGGACTACCCGGAAGAGGGCCCGCTGCGCGAGCCGGTGGCGGCCGCGGTCCTCGCGGAGATCAACGGGCACGGGCGGGACGGGGGACCACTGTCCTCCTACACCGAGTTGAAGGACGACGGATCCACCCGTTGCGGGTGCTGGATCTACTGCGGGGTGTTCGCCGACGGGGTGAACCAGGCCGCCCGTCGCAAGCCTCACACCGAGCAGGACTGGGTGGCGGCGCAATGGGGCTGGGCGTGGCCCGCCAACCGCCGCATCCTCTACAACAGGGCGGCCGCCGCGCCCGACGGCACCCCGTGGAGCGAGCGCAAGGCGTATGTGTGGTGGGACGCCCCGCAGGGCCGCTGGACGGGATACGACGTGCCCGACTTCATCCCGGACCGTGCCCCCGACCACGTCCCCGCGCCCGACGCCACGGGCCCGGACGCGCTGCGCGGCGACGATCCCTTCATCATGCAGGCGGACGGCAAAGGCTGGCTCTACGTACCGGCGGGCCTTGAGGACGGCCCGCTGCCCACGCACTACGAGCCGCAGGACTCGCCGTTCGGCAACGCGCTGTATCCCTCGCAGGCACGTTCTCCCGCACGCCGTCTCCACCCCAGGGAGGGCAACAGGTACCACCCCAGCGGGAACGAGCCGGGGGCCGACGTCTACCCGTACGTGATCACCACCTACCGCCTCACCGAACACTTCACCGCCGGTGGGATGAGCCGCTGGTCGCCGTACCTCTCAGAGCTGCAACCGGAGTTCTTCTGCGAACTCTCCCCCCAGCTCGCGGCCGAGCGCGGGCTCGAACACGGCGGCTGGGCGACGATCATCACCGCGCGCAACGCCATCGAGGCGCGGGTCATGGTCACCGAGCGGCTGCGGCCACTGACCGTGCACGGCCGCACGGTCCACCAGATCGGGCTGCCCTTCCACTGGGGCCCCAACGGCGTCGTCACGGGCGACGCGGCGAACGAGCTGGTCGCCATCGCGCTGGACCCCAACTCCCACATCCAGGAGGACAAGGCGCTCACGGCCGACATCATCGCCGGTCGGCGGCCACGGGGGCCCGACCTGCCCGAGCTCGTGGCGGACCATCGCCGCAAGGCGGGCATCGACGAGACCACCGGGACGGAGTGA
- a CDS encoding 4Fe-4S dicluster domain-containing protein, with product MDEHLLSGPERDVAADAGHEQAPPRVGFFTDTSVCIGCKACEVACKEWNAVPADGLSLSGMSYDNTQGLGASSWRHVAFIEQPPAAPAPPSPPAADGRTELPLLDGAAPPRPATDPNGTPTELRWLMSSDVCKHCTHAACLDVCPTGSLFRTEFGTVVVQEDICNGCGYCVPACPYGVIEQRPDDGRAFKCTLCYDRLGAGQEPACAKACPTESIQFGPLDELRERAALRVEQLHDAGVDQARLYGHDPEDGVGGDGAFFLLLDEPEVYGLPPDPVVTTRDLPAMWKHAGAAALSLIGGAVLSFALPALDRRRGRR from the coding sequence GTGGACGAGCACCTCCTCAGCGGTCCCGAGCGGGATGTCGCGGCGGACGCGGGACACGAACAGGCCCCGCCCCGGGTCGGGTTCTTCACCGACACCTCCGTCTGTATCGGCTGCAAGGCGTGCGAGGTGGCCTGCAAGGAGTGGAACGCGGTCCCCGCGGACGGCCTGTCCCTGAGCGGCATGAGCTACGACAACACCCAGGGCCTCGGCGCCTCCAGCTGGCGGCACGTCGCGTTCATCGAACAGCCACCCGCCGCACCCGCACCGCCCTCGCCGCCCGCTGCCGACGGGCGCACCGAACTGCCCCTGCTCGACGGCGCGGCACCGCCCCGGCCCGCCACGGACCCGAACGGCACGCCCACGGAACTGCGCTGGCTGATGTCGTCCGACGTGTGCAAGCACTGCACGCACGCGGCGTGCCTCGACGTGTGCCCCACCGGCTCCCTCTTCCGCACCGAGTTCGGCACGGTCGTCGTCCAGGAAGACATCTGCAACGGTTGCGGCTACTGCGTCCCCGCCTGCCCCTACGGCGTCATCGAGCAACGCCCCGACGACGGCCGGGCGTTCAAGTGCACCCTGTGCTACGACCGGCTCGGCGCGGGCCAGGAACCCGCCTGCGCGAAGGCGTGCCCCACCGAGTCGATCCAGTTCGGTCCCCTGGACGAACTGCGGGAGCGAGCCGCCCTCCGCGTCGAGCAACTGCACGACGCCGGTGTCGACCAAGCGCGACTGTACGGGCACGACCCCGAGGATGGCGTCGGCGGCGACGGCGCCTTCTTCCTCCTGCTCGACGAGCCCGAGGTCTACGGCCTGCCCCCGGACCCGGTCGTCACCACCCGCGATCTGCCCGCCATGTGGAAGCACGCGGGCGCCGCCGCCCTCTCGCTCATCGGCGGTGCCGTCCTGTCCTTCGCGCTGCCCGCCCTCGACCGCAGGAGGGGACGTCGATGA
- the nrfD gene encoding NrfD/PsrC family molybdoenzyme membrane anchor subunit, which produces MSPTPTRRRGRRARRGEELMVPRAEFGSYYGKPVIKAPSWAPRDIAGYFFLGGLAGAGSLLAAGAHLTGHHHTATALKVSSLASVTLSTAALINDLGVPSRFPNMLRVIKPTSPMSVGSWILSVYAPAAGASVLCAVTGRLPRLGAASTTGAALLGPALATYTGVLAADTAVPAWHGAHRPLPYLFAASATAAASGMALLVGPARENAPARCAAVLAAVAEQAATRAAEHDLGMVAETYRTGRAGRLLRWSKALTVAGAVGGAVSGHRPLTVASGLALLAGSACTRFGIFAAGIASAEDPRYTVVPQRERVDGTARQGRADTA; this is translated from the coding sequence ATGAGTCCCACGCCCACCCGACGCCGCGGGCGCAGGGCCCGTCGTGGCGAGGAACTCATGGTTCCCCGTGCCGAGTTCGGCTCGTACTACGGCAAGCCGGTCATCAAGGCGCCCTCCTGGGCCCCCCGGGACATCGCCGGGTACTTCTTCCTCGGCGGCCTCGCGGGGGCCGGGTCGCTGCTCGCCGCCGGCGCGCACCTGACGGGGCATCACCACACCGCCACCGCGCTGAAGGTCTCCTCACTCGCTTCCGTCACCCTGTCGACAGCGGCGCTCATCAACGACCTCGGGGTGCCGAGCCGGTTCCCGAACATGCTCCGCGTCATCAAGCCGACCTCGCCCATGAGCGTCGGTTCGTGGATCCTCAGCGTCTACGCCCCCGCCGCGGGCGCCTCGGTGCTGTGCGCGGTCACCGGCCGTCTGCCGCGGCTCGGGGCCGCCTCGACCACGGGCGCCGCGCTGCTGGGTCCGGCGCTCGCCACCTACACGGGGGTGCTCGCCGCCGACACCGCCGTCCCCGCGTGGCACGGCGCCCACCGCCCACTCCCTTACCTGTTCGCAGCCTCCGCCACCGCGGCGGCATCCGGCATGGCGCTGCTGGTGGGACCGGCGCGGGAGAACGCTCCGGCCCGTTGCGCGGCGGTCCTCGCGGCCGTCGCGGAACAAGCGGCGACCCGTGCGGCCGAACACGACCTCGGCATGGTCGCGGAGACCTACCGGACCGGGCGCGCGGGCCGCCTCCTGCGGTGGTCGAAGGCGCTGACCGTCGCGGGAGCCGTGGGCGGAGCCGTCTCCGGACACCGCCCCCTCACCGTCGCGAGCGGCCTCGCCCTCCTGGCGGGTTCCGCGTGCACCCGCTTCGGGATCTTCGCCGCGGGCATCGCCTCCGCGGAGGATCCGCGCTACACGGTCGTCCC